TGCTGCCTGACAGCAGGCATCCCATCCCCAACCTCGGGTGCAGCTTTCCCATCGCAGCTGacactgggcaggagctgggatgaGGTCAGAAGCTGTTTGCCAAGAGCGCCGGGTGCCCCTGGCTCACGTGAGCCGGCCggcagtgctgctctgccagaCTCGGGTTGCACAAACAGCTCAGCTGCACGACTTGTTTGGCAAGggctagaaaaaaaaaccctccttcccGTGGCTGTTTGGGAAAGAGCCGGCACATTGTGCCCTCCTGCAGCGTGCAGCGAGCCCCAGCACCTCAGCTGCCTCCTGGGAGAGGGCCAGGGGTTTCCCAACCTGACTTAATCAGCCTTCTGTGGGGACTGGCCGCTTTCAACATCTCCCTTCCCCCAGGCGGGGCGAAGATCTTCGTCTGACCTGCTTGAATGAGGAAGAGTTGTATAAAATCAAGGTGATTTTCTAGCCATGAACAATGTCGGCTGTTGTCAGAACAATCTCGGACGCTTGATGTGCTCAGAGGGTCAGTGTGGTGCCTCGGGGCAGACCAAGCCAAGCTTTCCTTATCTCTTGGCCACCTCCCAGTTGATGCATTACAAGTCCTGTTTAGCTGCCTAGATAAGGCTGAGGTTGCACAGATGAATTGCTCACACTGTTGGTCCTGGAGTAGGGGTCGTTTGCTCAATGCACCATGGAGGGCAACACCATTTAATTCCCACAAATCCTCTGCAGATGATGGCTGGTACTTGGAAGTGGTGGGATTGTGCTGCAGTGCTGTTGTTGCTCCCAAAAACTTTACTTGGGTGGTAACTCCTTTCCTTTCCAGGCCCCTATTACTGTGGGGTTGGAGCAGATAAGGTGTACGGGCGTGATATCGTGGAGTCCCACTACAAGGCATGTCTCTACGCGGGAGTGAAGATCTGTGGCACCAATGCAGAGGTGATGCCCTCCCAGGTACGTGGGCATGGCCCCGCACAGCCCCTGTTTCCAGTGATGAATACAAGTTACTGTGAGGCTGGAATAACCCAGCAACTCCCAGCTCCTCTGGGATCCCAAATCCAGTGACTGCCACATCGGTTTTGTCTAGatgggagggtgcagagaggtggggatgagtctcttgagccaaggaaccagcgccaggacaagagggaatggcctcaagctgcgccagggcagggtcagactggctcttaggaaggatttctttgcagaaggggttgttgggcgttggaatgggctgcccagggcagggggggagtccccatccctggaggggttgaagagtcgggttgacccagcgctgagggatctggtggagttgggaacggtcagggtgaggttcatggttggactggaggagcttcaaggtcttttccaacctagaggattctgggattctgtgaattgcACTGCTAGGatgaaaatgtacatttttgaTTTTCTCCTAACTCACCCTGGCATGCAAATCCCCACTTTTTGGGGCAGGCAAGCAAAATCGCAACCAAGCAAAACTGCAGACAAGCTCCTTGCGCAGCTCAGCCTGAGCTCTGGCAGCCCatgtggggctgggtgctcccctgtgctttccttcccccGTGGAGCCGGGATGGGCTGCGGGAGCAGAATGTGGAGCGACGGGTGTCTGCGTCCTGCTCCTCTGTGCCAGGAGCTGGGAAGCTCGAGTGGTACATGGCCTTGGGGAGCGGTTGGGAGGGATTTGGGTTTATTTAGGAGTTAACCAGAGGGAGTCCCTGATTGCATTAGGCGGGTGGCCAGACTGATCGACGGCCGTTTGGCCCTGCAGTCTGCGAATCGCTGACTCTCCTGCTGCTGATGTGGCCGCGATAAGCAGGGGGCTTATCTGTGGTGCAGCTGAGGCAGGACTTTTAACGACCCTGCTGTTTGCCCTGACTTTTTCAGGGTCCTTCTTGGCTGCTTTCTGCATCCTGGGCTCAGTCTCAGCCAGGCCATGCCAGCAGCCTTAAATGCGTCACCCTCCGCTTAGTCACCGTGGGTGGCGCAACCCTGGCTGCGGCTGGGGAGGAAGCAGCCCCGGGAGGGACTAACAGGCTCCTCGTTAGTCCCCTGCCCTGTTTGCAGTGTGGGTTGGGGGATCCTGCacgccagcagctccagcaccagccTCAAAGGCAGGCCTAGTGCTTATTTACCTCCGTTTTGATTAAAAACCCTCTGGTTTACTCTATTTAGCCATAAGCAGTTTATTCCCCTTTTTTTGCATGCCAAAGCTGTCCTGTTGCTTAACTCAatgctccccatccctgctgctgatTCCCAAGGGATAAAGCTCAGCTGTACCCCAGGCTGGCAGGCCTtgctggggggtggcaggggtgTGATGGCTGGGGAGACACAAACCTGCCCATCCTCACTGGCACATCCACTTGCCCCTTCCAGTGGGAATTCcaggtgggcccatgtgaaggCATCGAGATGGGGGATCACCTCTGGATGGCTCGGTTCATCCTCCACCGTGTCTGCGAGGACTTCGGGGTTGTGGCTACTCTGGACCCCAAACCGATGACCGGTAACTGGAACGGCGCCGGGTGTCACACCAATTACAGCACTGAGGAGATGCGGAGAGAAGGGGGTCTCAAGTGAGTCCTGGGGGGGTTCCCTGCAATGCACCCAGGAGGTTTGACATGTCCTTGGCCACGTGGCAGCTCCCCGTAGCGCATGTGTCTTCATACCTGGGGCTGTCCCAGCTCATTTGATTTTAATAGTAGCTGGTCATATGAGAGTGTCCCCTGGGCTGTCCTTGTCCCTGCACAGGAGGAGGGGGTGACATCCTTCCTGGCCATGGGAACACCCCCTACATGGACCTACTGACAAACCCaccccctttctcctctcccacagACACATCGAAGCTGCGATTGAGAAGCTGAGCAAGCGGCACGACTACCACATCTGCGTCTACGACCCACGGGGCGGCAGGGACAACTCCCGGCGGCTCACTGGCCACCACGAGACATCCAACATCTTCGAGTTCTCCGCCGGCGTGGCCAACCAAGGCGCCAGCATCCGCATCCCACGCCAGGTCGGCCAAGACGGCTACGGCTACTTCGAGGATCGGCGGCCGGCGGCCAACTGCGACCCCTACGCAGTCACTGAGGCCATCATGAGGACAACGGTGCTCAACGAGACCGGGGTGGAGACCAAGGACTATGCTGGCCACTGAGGCTGCGGGGTGGGTGGAAGTTTTCATTTCTACACTAGCTTCTCACGTGGGATTTGTGCCTGTGCGGTGTCCTCGGCTGCAAGCTGAGACTCTTTAGGAACCttgcttctggttttgtgaaACGTTGccttagaaatatatatattttatagtaAGAGGGAGAGGCCCAACCTATTTTCTcatccactttttttctggttccTGGTTTTAGGTTATACATGgggagtttttttaaaacttggatTGAATATTTTCCCAATGGACTTTACACTGTGATGTACATAGATCCCTACGtggaagctgcagctgctgctgttcacaCCTGGGGAGGGCgggtgcttttttttccacatctctgTTGCAAGGAAATGCTAATAAATAATTTTCCCGGCTGCATGGCAGCTGGCTGCGGCGGATGCATTTTTCTGTAGCTTCTAGAGGTCCATACAGAATTTAATTTGGCTCTTGCTGATGGGCTGCAGTCACTGAGCAGCCTGCACCAGCcctgagcaggggctggaggagtgGAGATGCTGGAGGATCCTTGGggcaggtgctggagctgcctTGCCCCATTTGCCGGCAGCCGAAAGGCCATCTCCTTCCATCGTGATCCCCCGAAAGGCAAACAGAGCAGCGCGGGCTGAGCAAACAgtggctggggcagcagctggcgGGCGTTTACACAGGGTGTGTGCCGCTGAGTCAGCAAAGCCGGCCCAGCGCTGGGCACAGCGAGCAGCAgccctcctctccagggacaccttTGGGTGAGGGAGGGGAGCCTGGGGACATCCCCCTGCTGCACCCCTGGGTGATGCCTTGCCGAGCCGCAGGGACACGGTGCAGCTCCTTGGGTTGGAGTCTCTTTACAAGGTGGGGGGTCATAGATTTTGTTCACAGAGTAAAACCCCCAGGTTTTACGTAGATGGGGTGTCAACAGCATCTCCAGTGGGCAGGCCCTTGGGGTCCTGTGGGGAGGAGCTGGATGCAAGCACAGGGGACAGCGCTCTGGCCCCAGGGACACCTTGGACAGGCAGGTTCAGGTCGCTGGGACAGACCTGCAGGATGTGACCCAGCTGCAGTCATCAGTGGGTGAGGGGAAGCAGCAGCATGAACAGGCAGAGGACATCATGTCCACTCCGGTGCAGTCATGGGGATTTTGAAACTGGGTTTATGTTTATCTTTGAATGCGACGCAGGTGACAAGCTGAAATGGAGGACTCTGAGTCCCTCCTGCAGGTCGCGGTGCTGCCAGCGGAGCAGGGAGCGGAGGCAGCGGGAGCTGGGGAGATGGCTGGGCCCCAGACCATGAGCAGCCAGGAACCCTTGGTGTCTCTGAGCTGTTCAAGAATAAATATAACCTGGTCCCCACCCTAAGAAGGAcaaattttccttccagaaattgCTGTTCAGGATTCTTAAAGTTTTTCATCAAAACCACAATACTGTCTTGTTTTCCTCTCATTTCTATGATGTCTTTAATGGGTAATTTGAGCTCTGGGACAGCGACTGCTGAATGCAGCTGGAAAATCAATAAAGAGCTAAATCTGGAGCAGATACTCATGTTTGTTTCCCTGACTGTACCAGTGGCTTAAGGAACTTCAGCTTTCATCATGCAGTGCTCTACAGCCCTTGCTAAATTTGTGGAATCGTGTGAACCTGCATTGCCAACGTGCAAACATCTTTGGCCGGACACAGCACCGTGGTAGATCCAGACACTTTGTACCTGTTCCTGGGTCTCACCCGGTGATTCCTCTCTGACAGGGGACTCTCCTCTTCAGCAGAGGACAGTGAAGCTCCAGAAGAGATCCAGGGACTTACCCAAAGCCACAGCTGGGGCTTTTCCCTGAGCTGGGATCAGCCCTGGCCACTGTTCGCTGGGGATGCTGCCTGCCGGTCCCCacaggctggagctgctgcatGCTTGGACGCTCTCATGCTGTCCTTTGCCAAAACACAGATCTTGCTTGTACTTTTTGAGGTCAAAATAGGCCAGAAACCATATGtcaaggtttttcttttcctaaagcagGAGTGATTACCACCCACAGGGCCGGCAGCACCGGGGAAACAAGGACACCAGGAAATTCCCACAAGAGTTTTTCTTACAATTTCAGTGTGCCTGCTTCTGCAGAAGGTGGGTTGTTGGGTtcagccagcagagctggtgtTGGGGATGGAGCCAGCCCTCGGGCCGGGGCTTGAGGGCATGGCAGGGGGACAGTGTCCCCGTCCCCACGCAATGGTTGGACAGTGCAGAGAGGACGCACCCAGCATCACCCAGTGCTCTGCGCCGGACCGTGATGGGTGGAAGCGGGGCCGGGACCCCAGGTGGAATCCACCACAGAACGGGGGTGCTGCAATTTGGGTAATTGTTACCCGGGGCTTTCCCGACGGAGCACCCCAAGGAGCcggtgctggggtgggtggggggcgaTGATCCAGCGCGGCCCCTCgctggggctcctggctggggccGGGCCGCATCCTGAGCAGCCTGAGGGGGCAGCAGgtcctggggctggggagcaggacgGTGCTTTGGGGTCTGGAGACGCTTCTTGGGGGTTTGCTGCCCTCCGCAGGCGCAGCCACACATAACACGGAGCAGCGCCCGCCGGCAGCGGGGGGGCTCGGGCCggccctgcagcccagggcttTGCCCCGCTTCCCCCGGGGTTTTGCTGGGAGACTGTGGAGGCGACGGCCGACAAAAGCCCTGTTGCTAAAAGAGCGTTGGGTGGGCGATGCCGGGAAGCTCTTCAACACAAGCTCCTTTTTTTTAGGCTCTGACCGTGCTCACCCCCCAGGACCACCCTACACCCTCACCTGCTGGACAGACGCACCCGCCTTTACCAAATCTTGCATTTCCACACACGTACTCACAGACAGTGGCCAACAAATACTGCGTTGGGCTctttcccaccccatcccacccctcgGCTGGAGACACGGAGCTGGGTGCTGCCCAGGGCTGTGACCCAGCAGACAGATGATGGCTCCGGCAGACGGCTCCGGTGGGCTGCCAGGCCGGGACACACGAGGACCAGGGGTCCGCTGCGGTCCCTTCCTTCGTCCCCCACCACTGAGCACCCCGGGAAGGTGCTGCAGAGGGGAACACCCAGGGCAGGCGAGCATCATGACCATCCCATGATAGGGAGTGACAGCGCTGGGGCTTGCAGGTTTCTCTGTCTTCAGCTCTCTTTTCATCACTGTAAATTCCATTACTTTGAATTCAGTCAAAGCCttcagctttttggtttttttccaagacagTTATAAAAAGGACATTAGAATTACAACTCTGGTGCTAACAATAGCATTACTCAAAGCCGCTGGCCAGAAGTGGGGAGCTCTGGGTAGAATAAAGACCTAAACTAAAATGTCAAtaataacttcttttttcccctccctgtcttCCAGCCTGCACAATCTGCTTGGGTCTCTCTATCTTAATGAGCATTAAAATGGTTTTGAATTAGATCtacagaaaattgaatttttttcgCTCAGAAGCTTAGTCTGGCTTTTAAAGGCCAGTGatcatattttggttttgtgtaagAGCATCTTTGATCTCAAAGGCTCTCAGCTCGTAGAGAGATATGGCTCATTACCAGCAATTCGCTGCTGTCGAAATGCAGCCGCAGCTGGAGGGGGACAGGCATCATGCAGCAGCACCCCACGTGCCAGGAGAAATGTTAGGGAGAGGTTTGCCGGGGGGTGCTTGCTCCTGCCCCCCCACTAGCCCCGCATGGCTCTGCTGGACAGAGCCTCGCTCACAGGGAGCCGGGCTGGCAGGTCAGCGGTCAACCTCCACCAGACTGGTGCTGGGTTTGCAGCCAGCTGCTTTCAGCTCAGTTTGGTCCCTAAAAGTATGGGATGAAAGACCCCCAGCAGCCCAACCTCAGCTCCAGGGGTGCTGTTCAGGGGGTCCCCGGGGACACCTCAGGTGACAGCAGCGTCTTGCTGAGATGATAATGCAGCCGGTAACCTGGCAATGCACGATGGGTTTTCTCATCTATGTGACCAACCCACATGGCATTGCCGCTGCTAAAAACCCTCTCCACATCCGAGAGTGGGGCTCGGTCACAGGTGCTGTGCGGGAACAGGGTCATGCTGGCTGCCAGAAACCTGCTGCTCGCTCACTGCTGGGAAGATACAGCAATTAGACTTTCCAGGAAAGACCGTTACCATGGCAGGGCACTGGGAGTAGATGGTCATTTGCCTCATCCACAAATCAAGGGGGATTTAGTCTCGAGGGGTTAGATGGGCCCAGCAGCTTCAATTACACCTCCCACCTGTGTTGTGTCTCAAGGGTGCAAAGCCGAGCACTCATGAGCAATGCGATGCCCTGTGGCAG
This is a stretch of genomic DNA from Strix uralensis isolate ZFMK-TIS-50842 chromosome 21, bStrUra1, whole genome shotgun sequence. It encodes these proteins:
- the LOC141953106 gene encoding glutamine synthetase isoform X1, which produces MPRSPVCCRRAVAMSVSHSSRLNKLVREQYVRLPQDGLVQVTYVWIDGSGEGVRCKSRTLDKEPKSIEDVPEWNFDGSSTAQAEGSNSDMFLVPVRMFRDPFCLDPNKLVLCEVLKYNRKPAETNLRHTCKKVMDLVKDSHPWFGMEQEYTLLGVNGHPYGWPDNGFPGPQGPYYCGVGADKVYGRDIVESHYKACLYAGVKICGTNAEVMPSQWEFQVGPCEGIEMGDHLWMARFILHRVCEDFGVVATLDPKPMTGNWNGAGCHTNYSTEEMRREGGLKHIEAAIEKLSKRHDYHICVYDPRGGRDNSRRLTGHHETSNIFEFSAGVANQGASIRIPRQVGQDGYGYFEDRRPAANCDPYAVTEAIMRTTVLNETGVETKDYAGH
- the LOC141953106 gene encoding glutamine synthetase isoform X2 — its product is MSVSHSSRLNKLVREQYVRLPQDGLVQVTYVWIDGSGEGVRCKSRTLDKEPKSIEDVPEWNFDGSSTAQAEGSNSDMFLVPVRMFRDPFCLDPNKLVLCEVLKYNRKPAETNLRHTCKKVMDLVKDSHPWFGMEQEYTLLGVNGHPYGWPDNGFPGPQGPYYCGVGADKVYGRDIVESHYKACLYAGVKICGTNAEVMPSQWEFQVGPCEGIEMGDHLWMARFILHRVCEDFGVVATLDPKPMTGNWNGAGCHTNYSTEEMRREGGLKHIEAAIEKLSKRHDYHICVYDPRGGRDNSRRLTGHHETSNIFEFSAGVANQGASIRIPRQVGQDGYGYFEDRRPAANCDPYAVTEAIMRTTVLNETGVETKDYAGH